The following coding sequences lie in one Phalacrocorax aristotelis chromosome 4, bGulAri2.1, whole genome shotgun sequence genomic window:
- the TBC1D19 gene encoding TBC1 domain family member 19 isoform X1: MLDPDSGLSLTIARIVQRLKGSSLHSQLERQARVSLHRPEIKLESLKEDIKDFLKTSGWEKKLQNAVYSELNVFPSPCHPAAPPEHMKEPLAYMRKAQGSWEKRILKSLNSMCTELSIPLAQKRPVSEQKELLNKWNEMGTDEPDLSLFRPVYAPKDFLEVLMNLRNPNYENGEQPSFRNHLGLIQVPLKVKDIPELKEDFSELGLNIGQLGIDDSAQVPPEFFENEHVRVGQKVLAEQDSAAAQQYVRQGCPTALRADLWALILNISNQPEDILYYEQLKSNVIQHDLLVDSLIYKDVKLTASNDDYYFVFEDYLYQVLLCFSRDTSVLEHFTYSSATPPKSYIRGKLGIEEYAVFYPPNGVIPFHGFSMYVAPLCFLYHEPSKLYQIFREMYVRFFFRLHSISSHPSGIVSLCLLFETLLQTHLPQLFYHLREIGAQPLRISFKWMVRAFSGYLATDQLLLLWDRILGYNSLEILAVLAAAVFAFRAVNLMEVTSLAAAEAVLADLSTLKVMPLLQIFLFATVT; encoded by the exons gTTAGCCTACACAGACCAGAAATTAAACTGGAATCGCTAAAAGAAGATATTAAGGATTTTCTGAAGACGTCAG gtTGGGAAAAGAAGCTTCAGAATGCTGTTTATAGTGAACTCAACGT GTTTCCTTCGCCCTGTCATCCTGCAGCACCACCTGAGCATATGAAAGAACCGTTAGCTTATATGAGGAAAGCACAG GGAAGCTGGGAGAAGCGAATCCTAAAAAGTTTAAACAGCATGTGCACAGAGCTCAGTATCCCACTAGCACAGAAG AGGCCTGTAAGTGAACAGAAAGAACTGCTTAATAAATGGAATGAAATGGGAACTGATGAACCAG ATTTAAGTCTCTTCCGGCCTGTTTATGCACCTAAAGATTTTCTTGAG GTACTGATGAATCTTCGAAACCCAAACTATGAAAATGGAGAACAGCCTAGTTTCAGAAATCATCTGGGGCTAATTCAGGTTCCTCTAAAAGTTAAAGATATTCCAGAATTG aaagaagacTTCAGTGAACTGGGCTTAAATATAGGACAGCTGGGTATTGATGATTCAGCGCAAGTGCCTCCTG AGTTCTTTGAAAATGAACATGTGCGAGTTGGACAGAAAG TTTTAGCAGAGCAAGAtagtgctgcagctcagcaatATGTTCGTCAGGGATGTCCAACAGCACTCCGAGCTGATCTGTGGGCACTCATTCTCAATATTTCTAATCAGCCAGAG gatATCTTGTATTATGAGCAGCTTAAGTCAAATGTGATTCAGCACGACCTTTTAGTGGACAGCCTGATTTACAAA GATGTAAAGCTGACAGCAAGCAATGATGACTACTATTTTGTATTTGAGGATTATTTATATCAG GTATTACTCTGTTTTTCCCGAGATACATCTGTATTGGAGCACTTCACTTATAGTAGTGCCACCCCACCCAAATCATATATACGAG GAAAACTTGGAATAGAAGAGTATGCTGTTTTCTATCCTCCAAATG gtGTAATTCCTTTTCACGGCTTTTCTATGTATG TTGCTccactttgttttctgtacCATGAACCTTCCAAATTGTATCAGATATTCCGTGAGATGTATGTGCGTTTTTTCTTCAGACTCCATTCCATCTCTTCTCATCCCTCT GGCATTGTGTCGTTGTGTTTGCTGTTCGAGACTCTTCTACAAACACATCTGCCCCAGCTCTTTTATCACCTTCGAGAAATTGGGGCTCAGCC GCTACGAATTTCATTTAAATGGATGGTACGGGCATTTTCTGGTTATTTGGCTACAGATCAGCTCTTGCTTCTGTGGGACAGAATCCTGGGATACAACTCTCTAGAAATTCTTGCTG tcctggcagctgctgtgtttgctttccGAGCGGTCAACCTGATGGAGGTGACATCACTGGCTGCAGCTGAA GCTGTACTTGCTGACCTTTCGACCCTGAAAGTTATGCCTCTTCTTCAAATCTTCTTGTTTGCTACTGTCACTTGA
- the TBC1D19 gene encoding TBC1 domain family member 19 isoform X3, with product MLDPDSGLSLTIARIVQRLKGSSLHSQLERQARVSLHRPEIKLESLKEDIKDFLKTSGWEKKLQNAVYSELNVFPSPCHPAAPPEHMKEPLAYMRKAQGSWEKRILKSLNSMCTELSIPLAQKRPVSEQKELLNKWNEMGTDEPDLSLFRPVYAPKDFLEVLMNLRNPNYENGEQPSFRNHLGLIQVPLKVKDIPELKEDFSELGLNIGQLGIDDSAQVPPEFFENEHVRVGQKVLAEQDSAAAQQYVRQGCPTALRADLWALILNISNQPEDILYYEQLKSNVIQHDLLVDSLIYKDVKLTASNDDYYFVFEDYLYQVLLCFSRDTSVLEHFTYSSATPPKSYIRGKLGIEEYAVFYPPNGVIPFHGFSMYVAPLCFLYHEPSKLYQIFREMYVRFFFRLHSISSHPSGIVSLCLLFETLLQTHLPQLFYHLREIGAQPMLCEEERTVAL from the exons gTTAGCCTACACAGACCAGAAATTAAACTGGAATCGCTAAAAGAAGATATTAAGGATTTTCTGAAGACGTCAG gtTGGGAAAAGAAGCTTCAGAATGCTGTTTATAGTGAACTCAACGT GTTTCCTTCGCCCTGTCATCCTGCAGCACCACCTGAGCATATGAAAGAACCGTTAGCTTATATGAGGAAAGCACAG GGAAGCTGGGAGAAGCGAATCCTAAAAAGTTTAAACAGCATGTGCACAGAGCTCAGTATCCCACTAGCACAGAAG AGGCCTGTAAGTGAACAGAAAGAACTGCTTAATAAATGGAATGAAATGGGAACTGATGAACCAG ATTTAAGTCTCTTCCGGCCTGTTTATGCACCTAAAGATTTTCTTGAG GTACTGATGAATCTTCGAAACCCAAACTATGAAAATGGAGAACAGCCTAGTTTCAGAAATCATCTGGGGCTAATTCAGGTTCCTCTAAAAGTTAAAGATATTCCAGAATTG aaagaagacTTCAGTGAACTGGGCTTAAATATAGGACAGCTGGGTATTGATGATTCAGCGCAAGTGCCTCCTG AGTTCTTTGAAAATGAACATGTGCGAGTTGGACAGAAAG TTTTAGCAGAGCAAGAtagtgctgcagctcagcaatATGTTCGTCAGGGATGTCCAACAGCACTCCGAGCTGATCTGTGGGCACTCATTCTCAATATTTCTAATCAGCCAGAG gatATCTTGTATTATGAGCAGCTTAAGTCAAATGTGATTCAGCACGACCTTTTAGTGGACAGCCTGATTTACAAA GATGTAAAGCTGACAGCAAGCAATGATGACTACTATTTTGTATTTGAGGATTATTTATATCAG GTATTACTCTGTTTTTCCCGAGATACATCTGTATTGGAGCACTTCACTTATAGTAGTGCCACCCCACCCAAATCATATATACGAG GAAAACTTGGAATAGAAGAGTATGCTGTTTTCTATCCTCCAAATG gtGTAATTCCTTTTCACGGCTTTTCTATGTATG TTGCTccactttgttttctgtacCATGAACCTTCCAAATTGTATCAGATATTCCGTGAGATGTATGTGCGTTTTTTCTTCAGACTCCATTCCATCTCTTCTCATCCCTCT GGCATTGTGTCGTTGTGTTTGCTGTTCGAGACTCTTCTACAAACACATCTGCCCCAGCTCTTTTATCACCTTCGAGAAATTGGGGCTCAGCC TATGCTCTGTGAAGAAGAGAGAACAGTTGCTCTGTGA
- the TBC1D19 gene encoding TBC1 domain family member 19 isoform X2 produces MLDPDSGLSLTIARIVQRLKGSSLHSQLERQARVSLHRPEIKLESLKEDIKDFLKTSGWEKKLQNAVYSELNVFPSPCHPAAPPEHMKEPLAYMRKAQRPVSEQKELLNKWNEMGTDEPDLSLFRPVYAPKDFLEVLMNLRNPNYENGEQPSFRNHLGLIQVPLKVKDIPELKEDFSELGLNIGQLGIDDSAQVPPEFFENEHVRVGQKVLAEQDSAAAQQYVRQGCPTALRADLWALILNISNQPEDILYYEQLKSNVIQHDLLVDSLIYKDVKLTASNDDYYFVFEDYLYQVLLCFSRDTSVLEHFTYSSATPPKSYIRGKLGIEEYAVFYPPNGVIPFHGFSMYVAPLCFLYHEPSKLYQIFREMYVRFFFRLHSISSHPSGIVSLCLLFETLLQTHLPQLFYHLREIGAQPLRISFKWMVRAFSGYLATDQLLLLWDRILGYNSLEILAVLAAAVFAFRAVNLMEVTSLAAAEAVLADLSTLKVMPLLQIFLFATVT; encoded by the exons gTTAGCCTACACAGACCAGAAATTAAACTGGAATCGCTAAAAGAAGATATTAAGGATTTTCTGAAGACGTCAG gtTGGGAAAAGAAGCTTCAGAATGCTGTTTATAGTGAACTCAACGT GTTTCCTTCGCCCTGTCATCCTGCAGCACCACCTGAGCATATGAAAGAACCGTTAGCTTATATGAGGAAAGCACAG AGGCCTGTAAGTGAACAGAAAGAACTGCTTAATAAATGGAATGAAATGGGAACTGATGAACCAG ATTTAAGTCTCTTCCGGCCTGTTTATGCACCTAAAGATTTTCTTGAG GTACTGATGAATCTTCGAAACCCAAACTATGAAAATGGAGAACAGCCTAGTTTCAGAAATCATCTGGGGCTAATTCAGGTTCCTCTAAAAGTTAAAGATATTCCAGAATTG aaagaagacTTCAGTGAACTGGGCTTAAATATAGGACAGCTGGGTATTGATGATTCAGCGCAAGTGCCTCCTG AGTTCTTTGAAAATGAACATGTGCGAGTTGGACAGAAAG TTTTAGCAGAGCAAGAtagtgctgcagctcagcaatATGTTCGTCAGGGATGTCCAACAGCACTCCGAGCTGATCTGTGGGCACTCATTCTCAATATTTCTAATCAGCCAGAG gatATCTTGTATTATGAGCAGCTTAAGTCAAATGTGATTCAGCACGACCTTTTAGTGGACAGCCTGATTTACAAA GATGTAAAGCTGACAGCAAGCAATGATGACTACTATTTTGTATTTGAGGATTATTTATATCAG GTATTACTCTGTTTTTCCCGAGATACATCTGTATTGGAGCACTTCACTTATAGTAGTGCCACCCCACCCAAATCATATATACGAG GAAAACTTGGAATAGAAGAGTATGCTGTTTTCTATCCTCCAAATG gtGTAATTCCTTTTCACGGCTTTTCTATGTATG TTGCTccactttgttttctgtacCATGAACCTTCCAAATTGTATCAGATATTCCGTGAGATGTATGTGCGTTTTTTCTTCAGACTCCATTCCATCTCTTCTCATCCCTCT GGCATTGTGTCGTTGTGTTTGCTGTTCGAGACTCTTCTACAAACACATCTGCCCCAGCTCTTTTATCACCTTCGAGAAATTGGGGCTCAGCC GCTACGAATTTCATTTAAATGGATGGTACGGGCATTTTCTGGTTATTTGGCTACAGATCAGCTCTTGCTTCTGTGGGACAGAATCCTGGGATACAACTCTCTAGAAATTCTTGCTG tcctggcagctgctgtgtttgctttccGAGCGGTCAACCTGATGGAGGTGACATCACTGGCTGCAGCTGAA GCTGTACTTGCTGACCTTTCGACCCTGAAAGTTATGCCTCTTCTTCAAATCTTCTTGTTTGCTACTGTCACTTGA